The Natator depressus isolate rNatDep1 chromosome 11, rNatDep2.hap1, whole genome shotgun sequence genome includes a window with the following:
- the SPC25 gene encoding kinetochore protein Spc25 isoform X2 yields MSQIKTEDELILFEKEIKEFWTKFKSICGSEHINQTLGLRESCKESIKALSEKWSKKLKEGDLMTDKILEYRNEILQQNICIEEKQEDLTEMNSKIKHEEEQKRDLIDRIQELKEELTRKKEIISAKNKATKERLERLSKSKELFEERLGLEIRRIYDEQLQFIFRCIDHKDPDKPYTFTLSINEQGDYEVTSSSPPLDCIAELQLKVRETNNFAAFVANIRKAFTALSYK; encoded by the exons ATGTCCCAGATAAAAACAGAAGATGAACTGATCCTTTTTGAAAAAGAGATCAAAGAATTTTGGACGAAATTCAAAAGCATTTGTGGTAGTGAACACATCAACCAGACTCTGGGACTAAGAGAATCATGCAAGGAGTCCATAAAAGCACTTTCAG AGAAGTGGTCCAAGAAGTTAAAAGAAGGGGATCTAATGACTGACAAAATTCTGGAGTACAGAAATG AGATCCTCCAGCAGAACATATGCATTGAAGAAAAGCAAGAAGACTTAACTGAAATGAATTCCAAAATAAAGCATGAAGAAGAACAAAAGAGAGACCTTATTGATCGTATCCAAGAGCTCAAGGAAGAGTTGACAAGAAAAAAGGAAA TTATATCTGCTAAAAACAAGGCCACCAAAGAGCGGCTGGAAAGACTGAGTAAGTCTAAAGAACTGTTTGAAGAGCGGCTGGGACTAGAAATACGCAGAATTTATG ATGAACAGTTGCAGTTTATATTTCGATGTATTGACCACAAAGATCCTGACAAGCCATACACGTTTACTCTCTCTATAAATGAACAGGGAGACTATGAAG TGACAAGCAGCTCTCCTCCTCTGGACTGTATAGCAGAACTCCAGCTAAAAGTGAGAGAAACCAACAACTTTGCTGCATTTGTTGCCAACATCAGAAAAGCTTTTACAGCTTTGTCTTATAAGTAA
- the NOSTRIN gene encoding nostrin isoform X1, producing MRFTKEREALFRCVENTKQFATGKKQQKLLRRLEKSATKMTKEDEDYFQKNISGYETRLTWETALENSYQSILDLEKERLQLLCTILNTYNQHLSHFGQNLIAIHSAVSQVDAEKDWKKCQCPLLKPNLSSY from the exons ATGCGGTTTACCAAGGAACGTGAAGCACTCTTCCGTTGTGTAGAAAACACCAAGCAATTTGCTACAGGGAAGAAGCAGCAGAAG TTGCTCAGAAGGCTAGAAAaatcagcaacaaaaatgacaaaggaAGATGAagattattttcaaaaaaatatatcTGGCTACGAAACTAGACTGACTTGGGAGACAGCGTTAGAAAATAGCTACCAG AGTATTCTagacctggagaaggaaagattgCAGCTTCTGTGCACTATCCTAAATACTTATAACCAGCACCTTTCCCATTTTGGACAAAACTTGATCGCA ATTCATAGTGCCGTAAGCCAGGTGGATGCTGAAAAGGACTGGAAAAAATGTCAGTGTCCTCTCCTGAAACCAAATCTGAGTTCTTATTAA
- the SPC25 gene encoding kinetochore protein Spc25 isoform X1, translating to MDQSLRALLLGAGGANQRAVLVAAAGGRLRFKRCRENYSVHNKDLLLDGPGEKVTISTMSQIKTEDELILFEKEIKEFWTKFKSICGSEHINQTLGLRESCKESIKALSEKWSKKLKEGDLMTDKILEYRNEILQQNICIEEKQEDLTEMNSKIKHEEEQKRDLIDRIQELKEELTRKKEIISAKNKATKERLERLSKSKELFEERLGLEIRRIYDEQLQFIFRCIDHKDPDKPYTFTLSINEQGDYEVTSSSPPLDCIAELQLKVRETNNFAAFVANIRKAFTALSYK from the exons ATGGACCAGTCGTTGCGTGCGCTGTTGCTGGGCGCCGGGGGGGCCAATCAGAGAGCGGTCTTGGTGGCGGCGGCGGGAGGGCGGTTACGGTTCAAACGCTGCCG GGAAAATTACTCAGTCCATAATAAGGACTTACTCCTGGATGGGCCTGGGGAGAAGGTGACTATAAG CACTATGTCCCAGATAAAAACAGAAGATGAACTGATCCTTTTTGAAAAAGAGATCAAAGAATTTTGGACGAAATTCAAAAGCATTTGTGGTAGTGAACACATCAACCAGACTCTGGGACTAAGAGAATCATGCAAGGAGTCCATAAAAGCACTTTCAG AGAAGTGGTCCAAGAAGTTAAAAGAAGGGGATCTAATGACTGACAAAATTCTGGAGTACAGAAATG AGATCCTCCAGCAGAACATATGCATTGAAGAAAAGCAAGAAGACTTAACTGAAATGAATTCCAAAATAAAGCATGAAGAAGAACAAAAGAGAGACCTTATTGATCGTATCCAAGAGCTCAAGGAAGAGTTGACAAGAAAAAAGGAAA TTATATCTGCTAAAAACAAGGCCACCAAAGAGCGGCTGGAAAGACTGAGTAAGTCTAAAGAACTGTTTGAAGAGCGGCTGGGACTAGAAATACGCAGAATTTATG ATGAACAGTTGCAGTTTATATTTCGATGTATTGACCACAAAGATCCTGACAAGCCATACACGTTTACTCTCTCTATAAATGAACAGGGAGACTATGAAG TGACAAGCAGCTCTCCTCCTCTGGACTGTATAGCAGAACTCCAGCTAAAAGTGAGAGAAACCAACAACTTTGCTGCATTTGTTGCCAACATCAGAAAAGCTTTTACAGCTTTGTCTTATAAGTAA